In a single window of the Biomphalaria glabrata chromosome 5, xgBioGlab47.1, whole genome shotgun sequence genome:
- the LOC106063022 gene encoding mediator of DNA damage checkpoint protein 1-like, with protein MDSSDLDQTQAIQLPFDDDDDLTDELESDVEDGGTKKPVSFLKVVLQCGLQETSYPLYEGDNIIGRSSDTCHICISSKSLSKEHACIQIVNDTHMIFDKRSRNKTRRGKLLLLPDVRYELKDQDEIYFADVKCIYLLPSEESPAKSLDHSDVLVANTPEAEKKSVVHTLRVSDSESEPEPELDRIKLRIEETVLCEDSDHDSNDQDVYYGATQRYPNVVAKGQNSDDEDSNLSETFPLQQKEDTKLNNSSEEKSETKTSDSGDINFEDDRGRREDVNPSLFSVSTLACDTTVTTNQRAGSQFAKDGSSVESVDSETLKVPKMVDSADTSPSSESSTTSNKRLRKRKTQNKTDETLVDSTLVLVDNLTTETHEVSAKMLRMSPGRRGRPRGAKQNRGSQRKQKECLTMMDEDFSNEATTQMLQTSLMEATQDFRGAAEKIQSSDLKPISGSQLGDDTEDFSEASEDRQADDLNPDGESRITLMDDTQDFRGIAEKQQQADLKADGSSQPFTVMDETQECDKSTENESGDEEFGTEELTQAYALGCDSSPAEESALDETQKYDMIENDENLAEVNERESHQDKQDIEEAVEEDNSYDDSDVEAESVLKTDIVCQDNQLSDESAGDNTTLQLDDDNNNEDGTKLFNTKEQNENLQDTICESPVKSTEEVSDPPVSSLAKSPHKSALATKRSPRHSPTPKRVAFTEDALAVKGHDVNSNSGSPSEKRSSEQTLIITSEIISQVAEEKIDIHPVGDMKATSKNEFGSLQNELPESVPDVAPLQPENSPAVKRRRGRPSTKNPPEKKLVSVVQETEINPAQETQIGRRRSRKSQPGGSASVVTETSAEDIMNNSCLTGENTLVKQKNVKVTEAASEEHNSDVGNKDLHSNVNVASSSTDEATPVSTRRKRVSTHPAYLKDFETVQSKVRKSNSEENSLDGSNSIKSIGRKSARAVRSSLIKVQPSDVDLNNSTSNGSIKTQPEPEPINTDKKSNDFVETSSTSNKNQDNSLQAASTPTESFNEVVETLNSLKKTLNVESASAAHQNSEDLVEQCNNVNAKPETENLKITNSLESGDIASTSPTNSEESVEEASTKRVRGRASRRQSKSHSDTANNVPAAVKSSTRAQKKTKETIKSTDEAGNNKNVAAESSSKGGQIGRNTREATHSNNSSDRQKPNQQESRAQKKTVRTSKTKNEVEIAVSEADSSGNDREQGESTKGTNTSTEEHKLKQSSKRAPKKNKEPNKKKVESVELAEGSNSDGAAVVDMETTEVTPLNTPASDTQKSKRTSARSSTAVQSSVQETGSQSSDQGTKRRTRKSEIVPAQSTSDVDQQADGHFSKNGEAASKANKKATSGSSKKVTPPSSQSSTEEKTTSFSPSLRKSSLCPKPKVMFTGLVDEPGEKIVKDLGGEIATAIQDCTHLVTDKVRRTVKFLSGLSRGIPIVSPHWLENSKRAGTFLDCHKFLVSDSAMEKQYKFTLSSSITKAASVALLKGYKIHVTKSVKPNPEQMQEILVCAGAAYLKSMPNKVADKTVVISCPEDKKLCQPAIKCGIPIVEAEFLLTGILRQELDAKQFALFPEDNQPTEKRKKK; from the exons ATGGATAGTTCTGACTTAGACCAGACACAAGCTATTCAGCTTCCATTTGATGATGACGATGACTTAACTGACGAGCTAGAGTCTGACGTTGAAGATGGAGGCACCAAAAAACCA GTTTCCTTCTTGAAAGTTGTACTTCAGTGTGGACTTCAGGAAACCAGCTACCCTCTTTATGAAG GAGACAACATAATTGGAAGGAGTTCAGACACATGCCATATTTGTATATCATCCAAG TCACTGTCCAAGGAACATGCTTGCATTCAAATAGTTAATGACACTCACATGATTTTTGATAAAAGAAGCAGAAACAAAACTCGGAGAGGAAAG CTCCTTTTACTTCCTGATGTACGCTATGAACTCAAAGATCAAGATGAGATTTATTTTGCAGACGTCAAATGTATTTATCTGTTGCCCAGTGAG GAATCTCCAGCAAAATCTCTGGATCATTCAG ATGTGTTGGTAGCAAACACACCAGAGGCGGAGAAAAAGTCAG TGGTGCATACTCTGAGAGTGTCTGATTCAGAGAGTGAACCCGAGCCCGAGCTAGACAGAATCAAGCTGAGAATAGAGGAGACAGTACTGTGTGAAGACAGTG atCATGACAGCAATGATCAGGACGTATATTATGGTGCCACACAAAGATATCCCAATGTTGTCGCCAAGGGCCAAAACAGTGATG atgAAGATTCCAATTTATCAGAGACATTTCCTCTACAACAGAAAGAAGATACCAAG TTGAATAACTCATCAGAAGAAAAATCTGAAACCAAAACTTCTGACAGTGGAG ATATAAACTTTGAGGATGACAGGGGTAGACGAGAGGATGTTAATCCAAGCTTATTCTCTGTGTCCACTCTGGCATGTGATACAACAGTGACAACAAACCAAAGAGCTGGTTCACAGTTTGCGAAAGATGGCTCCAGTGTTGAGTCTGTAGACAGTGAAACACTCAAGGTTCCTAAGATGGTAGACAGCGCAGACACATCCCCCAGCTCTGAGTCAAGTACTACCAGTAATAAAAGGTTGAGGAAAAGAAAAACACAGAATAAGACTGATGAAACCCTTGTAGACAGTACTTTGGTGCTGGTAGACAATTTAACAACAGAGACACATGAAGTTTCAGCGAAAATGTTAAGAATGTCacctggaagaagaggaagacctCGAGGGGCTAAGCAGAACAGAGGCTctcaaagaaaacagaaagagTGTCTTACCATGATGGATGAAGATTTCAGCAATGAGGCAACAACTCAGATGCTACAAACTTCGTTGATGGAAGCTACACAGGACTTTAGAGGAGCTGCTGAAAAAATACAGTCCAGCGATTTGAAACCCATTAGTGGTTCCCAGCTTGGGGATGACACTGAAGATTTCAGTGAAGCCTCAGAAGATAGACAAGCAGATGATTTGAATCCTGATGGTGAGTCGCGAATCACTTTGATGGATGACACTCAGGACTTTAGAGGGATtgcagaaaaacaacaacaggctGATTTGAAAGCCGATGGGTCCTCACAACCTTTCACTGTGATGGATGAAACCCAAGAGTGTGATAAGTCTACAGAAAATGAAAGCGGAGATGAAGAATTTGGGACAGAAGAGTTGACTCAGGCTTACGCCTTGGGCTGTGACTCAAGTCCTGCAGAAGAGTCTGCCTTGGATGAGACACAGAAGTATGACATGATTGAAAATGATGAAAATCTAGCAGAAGTaaatgagagagaaagtcaCCAAGATAAACA GGACATTGAGGAAGCAGTAGAAGAAGATAACTCGTATGATGATTCAGATGTAGAGGCAGAATCAGTTCTCAAGACAGACATTGTGTGTCAGGACAATCAG CTCAGTGATGAATCTGCAGGGGACAACACAACTTTACAATTGGATGATGACAATAACAATGAAG atGGTACCAAGTTATTTAACACTAAAGAG CAAAATGAAAACTTGCAAGACACAATCTGTGAATCTCCAGTCAAGTCTACAGAAGAAGTAAGTGATCCCCCAGTGAGTTCCCTTGCTAAATCCCCACACAAGTCTGCACTGGCCACCAAGAGAAGCCCTCGTCATTCACCTACTCCCAAACGTGTGGCTTTCACTGAGGAT GCATTGGCTGTTAAAGGTCATGATGTTAATTCTAATTCAG GTTCACCATCTGAAAAGAGGAGCTCTGAACAAACTCTCATAATCACATCAGAAATTATAAGCCAAGTTGCAGAGGAGAAGATAGACATTCATCCAGTGGGTGATATGAAAGCAACTAGCAAAAATGAGTTTGGTTCATTGCAAAATGAATTGCCAGAATCAGTTCCAGACGTGGCACCACTTCAACCTGAAAACTCTCCTGCTGTGAAAAGGAGAAGAGGTAGGCCCAGTACCAAAAACCCAccagaaaaaaaacttgtttctgTGGTACAAGAAACTGAAATAAACCCAGCCCAGGAAACACAAATTGGCAGACGCAGGTCAAGAAAATCTCAGCCTGGGGGCTCAGCTTCGGTGGTAACTGAGACTTCAGCTGAAGACATTATGAATAATTCATGTTTAACAGGCGAAAACACATTAGTCAAACAAAAGAATGTCAAGGTCACTGAAGCTGCTAGCGAAGAGCATAATTCTGATGTGGGAAACAAAGACTTACACTCAAATGTAAATGTGGCTAGCTCTTCTACAGATGAAGCAACACCTGTCAGCACTAGGAGAAAGAGAGTCTCTACTCATCCAGCTTACCTGAAAGATTTTGAAACTGTTCAGTCAAAAGTCAGAAAGTCTAATTCTGAAGAAAACTCTTTGGACGGGTCTAACTCGATAAAATCAATTGGACGCAAATCTGCTCGAGCTGTCAGAAGTTCACTGATCAAAGTACAACCATCTGATGTTGACTTAAACAACTCTACTAGCAATGGTTCCATAAAAACTCAACCAGAGCCAGAACCAATAAACACTGATAAAAAATCGAATGATTTTGTTGAGACGTCTAGCACCTCCAATAAAAACCAGGATAATTCACTTCAGGCTGCTAGCACTCCAACCGAATCTTTTAATGAAGTAGTTGAAACATTAAACAGTCTAAAAAAAACTCTGAATGTAGAGTCTGCAAGCGCTGCACATCAAAACTCTGAGGACTTAGTTGAGCAATGTAATAATGTTAATGCCAAGCCTGAGACAGAAAACTTAAAGATTACAAACTCACTAGAGTCCGGCGACATTGCCAGCACTTCACCTACGAATTCTGAGGAATCTGTCGAGGAAGCCAGCACAAAAAGGGTACGAGGAAGAGCTTCAAGAAGACAATCTAAATCTCACAGCGATACAGCTAACAATGTTCCAGCTGCTGTTAAATCTTCAACACGAGCCCAGAAGAAAACCAAAGAGACAATTAAGAGCACTGATGAGGCAGGGAATAACAAAAATGTTGCAGCAGAGTCCAGCAGCAAGGGAGGTCAAATTGGTAGAAATACAAGGGAGGCTACTCATTCAAACAACTCATCAGACAGACAAAAACCCAACCAGCAAGAATCAAGGGCTCAGAAGAAAACTGTAAGAACAAGCAAAACTAAGAATGAGGTGGAGATTGCCGTATCTGAAGCAGATTCCAGTGGTAATGATAGGGAGCAAGGTGAAAGTACAAAAGGTACCAACACATCAACAGAGGAACACAAATTAAAACAATCATCAAAAAGGGCTCCGAAGAAAAATAAAGAGCCGAACAAGAAAAAGGTAGAGAGTGTGGAGCTTGCTGAGGGTTCCAACTCTGATGGTGCTGCTGTTGTTGACATGGAAACAACAGAAGTCACTCCCTTAAACACCCCAGCATCAGACACACAAAAATCAAAAAGGACGTCGGCCCGGAGCTCAACAGCTGTCCAGTCAAGTGTCCAGGAGACTGGTTCTCAGTCCAGTGACCAAGGAACTAAAAGGAGGACCAGAAAGTCTGAAATTGTACCAGCACAGTCCACAAGTGATGTTGACCAACAGGCTGATGGACATTTCAGTAAGAATGGTGAAGCAGCATCTAAGGCCAATAAGAAG GCTACTTCTGGCTCTTCTAAAAAGGTTACTCCGCCATCATCCCAAAGCTCAACTGAAGAAAAAACTACCTCCTTCAGCCCATCCTTGCGAAAGTCATCGCTGTGCCCAAAGCCAAAGGTCATGTTTACAGGTCTTGTTGATGAACCTGGAGaaaag attgTTAAAGACCTAGGAGGGGAGATAGCCACGGCCATTCAAGACTGTACTCACTTAGTCACAGATAAA GTACGTAGAACAGTAAAATTCTTAAGTGGCTTGTCGAGAGGAATCCCTATAGTGTCACCTCATTGGCTTGAAAACAGCAAACGAGCAGGGACTTTCTTGG aTTGTCATAAATTCCTTGTGTCTGATTCAGCAATGGAGAAACAGTACAAATTTACTTTATCTTCATCTATTACAAAAGCTGCCAGCGTGGCTCTCTTAAAAGGTTATAAAATTCATGTGACTAAATCTGTCAAACCTAATCCAGAGCAAATGCAAG AGATACTTGTTTGTGCTGGTGCAGCG TACTTGAAGTCCATGCCTAACAAAGTAGCTGACAAAACTGTTGTAATCTCTTGTCCCGAGGATAAGAAGTTGTGTCAGCCAGCCATCAAGTGTGGGATACCAATAGTGGAAGCAGAGTTTTTGTTGACTGGTATACTCAGGCAGGAACTAGATGCCAAACA ATTTGCTCTCTTCCCAGAAGATAATCAGCCcacagagaaaagaaagaagaaatag